A stretch of DNA from Acidovorax carolinensis:
CCACCATCAACACCGAAAGCGAGGCCCTGTTCGCGGCCGACGTGGCCGAGTCACTGGTGGGCGCCGACCATGTGGTGCGCGACCTCGAGCCCAGCATGGGGGCGGAAGATTTTTCGTTCATGCTGCAGACCAAGCCCGGCGCCTACCTGCGGCTGGGGCAGGGCACGGGCGCCAGTGGCAGCGCGCTGCACAACAGCCGCTACGACTTCAATGACGATGTTCTGCCACTCGGGTCGGCGCTGCACGCCAGCCTGATCGAGCAGGCCATGCCCCTGCAGACGCCCTGACTCGCCCGCGACCCGTTTGAAAGCCTGAACGCTTGTCCCAGTCCATTCCCAGGAGATTTGCATGAAATTTCAGCAGAAAACAGCAGTGGCCCTTGTACTGTATGCGCTAGCAGCTACCAATTTGGTAGCAAATGCCCAGACGATCCGGATCGCCAACCAGGGTGATGCGCTCTCGATGGACCCGCACTCGCTCAACGAGTCGCTGCAGCTGAGCACCACGGGCAATGTGTACGAGCCGCTGGTGGGGCGCAACAAGGACCTGAGCCTGGCGCCTGCGCTGGCCACGGCCTGGAAGCAGACCGCGCCCACGGTGTGGCAGTTCGAGTTGCGCCGGGGCGTGCAATTCCATGACGGCACCCCGTTCACGGCAGACGATGTGCTGTTCAGCTTTGCGCGCACCCAGGCCGATGGCTCGGACATGAAGAGCTACACCAACGACTTCAAGGAAGTGCGCAAGATCAACGATTTTCTGGTCGAGATCGAGACCAAGACGCCGTTCCCCATTCTTCCGGACGTGATCTCGCAAGTGGCCATGATGAGCAAGAAATGGTGCGAGACCAACCAGGCCCTGACGCCGGTGGACCGCCGCAAGGGCATCGAGAATGCCGCGTCGTTCCGGGCCAACGGCACGGGGCCATTCCGCCTGCGCGAGCGCCAGCCCAACGTGCGCACGGTGTTCACACGCAATGGCACTTACTGGGGCAAGATCGAGGGCAATGTGGCCGAAGTCATCTTCACGCCCATTGGCAACGACGCCACCCGTGTGGCGGCGCTGCTGTCGGGCGAGGTGGACGTGATGGAGCCCGTGCCGGTGCAGGACATCGAGCGCGTGAACAACGGTGCCAACACCCGCGCCATCACCGGCCCCGAGCTGCGCACCATCTTTCTGGGCATGGACCAAAAGCGCGACGAGCTGCTGTATTCGAGCGTGAAGGGCAAGAACCCGTTCAAGGACAAGCGCGTGCGCCAGGCCTTCTACCAGGCCATCGATATCGACGGCATTAAAAAGACCGTGATGCGTGGTGCATCCAACCCCTCCGCGCTGCTGGTGGGCCCTGGCATCAATGGGTTTCAGCCCGAAGCCAAGCGCCTGCCCTACGACGTGGAAGCCGCCAAGAAGCTCATGGCCGAAGCGGGCTATGCCAGCGGCTTCGAGGTGTCGATGAACTGCCCCAACGACCGCTATGTGAACGATGGCCGCATCTGCCAGGCTGTGGCGGCCAACCTGGCGCGCATCAACGTCAAGATCAACCTGCAGGCCGAAACCAAGGGCACCTATTTCCCCAAGATCTTGCGCCGCGACACCAGCTTTTACATGCTGGGCTGGACGCCTTCGACCTACGACGCACACAACGCGCTCAATGCCCTGATGGCCTGTGTGGACGACAAGGGCGCGGGCCAGTTCAACCTCGGTGCCTATTGCAACCCCAAGGTGAACGAGCTGACCAAAAAGATCCAGGCCGAGACCGACAAGGCCCGGCGCAACGCCATGATCAAGGAGGCGTTTGACCTGCATGCCGCCGATGTGGGGCACCTGCCGCTGCACCAGCAGGCCCTGGCTTGGGGCGTGAGCAAGAACGTCAAGCTCGTGCAACTGGCCGACAACTACATGCCCTTCAAGTGGATGAGCAAGAACTGACCTGCTGCCCACCACGACTTTCACTGTCCCCGTGGGCAGCCAGGCATGGCTGCCCGGTGCGGCGGGCCTGGCTCCCTGTTTTTTGGTTCCTGTGATGAAAAAAACCCTTGCGCGCTGGCTTGACAGCGATGTTGGCTACAGCTTTCGCACCTCGCCCATGGCCATGGTGGCGGCGGCGATTGCCGTGGTGTGCGTGTTCTGCTCGCTGTTTGCGGGCTGGGTGGCGCCGCACAATCCGTTCGATTTGTCCACGCTGGAACTCAGCGATGCACGCCTGCCCCCGGCATGGAGCGCCGAGGGCTCGCGCAAATACCTGCTGGGCACCGATGACCAGGGGCGCGACATTCTCTCGGCCCTGATCTACGGCGCCCGCATCTCGCTGGTGGTGGGCCTGGCGTCGGTGCTGCTGTCGGTGGTGGTGGGCGTGGCGCTGGGTCTGCTGGCCGGTTTTCGGGGCGGCTGGATTGATGCGGTGCTGATGCGCCTGTGCGATGTGATGCTGTCTTTCCCCGCCATTCTGGTGGCCCTGCTGATCGCGGGGGTGGGCCGCGCGCTGTTTCCCAATGCGCACGAATCGCTGGCCTTTGGCGTGCTGATCTTTTCCATATCGCTCACGGGCTGGGTGCAATATGCGCGCACGGTGCGCGGCTCCACCCTGGTCGAGCGCAACAAGGAATATGTACAGGCCGCGCGCGTGACCGGCGTGGCCCCGCTGCGCATCATGCGCAAGCATGTGCTGCCCAATGTGCTGGGCCCGGTGATGGTGCTGGCCACCATCCAGGTGGCGACGGCCATCATCACCGAGGCCACGCTGTCGTTTCTGGGGGTGGGAGCGCCGCCCACGTCCCCATCGCTGGGCACGCTGATCCGTGTGGGCAACGATTATTTGTTCTCGGGCGAGTGGTGGATCACGGTGTTCCCGGGGCTCATGCTGGTGCTGATTGCGCTGTCGGTGAACCTGCTGGGCGACTGGCTGCGCGATGCGCTGAACCCGAGATTGAGATGACCCCCTGAGTCGCTTCGCGCCATCCCCCCAGGGGGACGCCGCCAGTGGCCCGGCAAAGCCGGTTCCACGGCGTCCTCTGGCCTGGGCCGTGCCCTTGCAATGAATCGCTGATATGTCCCTGCTTGAAGTCAAAAACCTCGTCGTCGAATTCCCGGGCCGCCGCGGCACGCTGCGCGCCCTGGATGACATTTCGTTCTCCATCGCCCCCGGCGAGATCCTGGGCGTGGTGGGCGAATCGGGTGCCGGCAAGTCGCTCACGGGCGCTGCCATCATCGGCCTGCTGGAGTCGCCCGGCCGCGTGGCCTCGGGTGAGATCCGGCTGGAAGGCCAGCGCATCGACAACCTCAGCGATGCGCAGATGCGCCATATCCGGGGCCGGCGCATCGGCGCGATCTTCCAGGACCCGCTGACCTCGCTGAACCCGCTGTACACCGTGGGCCGTCAGCTCACCGAAACCATCCAGGCGCACCTGCCGGTAACGGCGGCCGAAGCGCGGCGGCGCGCCATTGCGCTGCTGCAGGACACCGGCATTCCGGCGGCCGAGCAGCGCATCGACCACTACCCGCACCAGTTCTCGGGCGGCATGCGCCAGCGTGTGGTGATTGCCCTGGCCCTGGCGGCCGAGCCGCAACTCATCGTGGCCGATGAGCCCACCACGGCGCTGGATGTGTCGATCCAGGCGCAGATCATCACGTTGCTCAAAGCCATCTGCAAATCGCGCGGTGCGGCCGTGATGCTGATCACCCACGACATGGGCGTGATCGCCGAAACCTGCGATCAGGTAGCGGTGCTCTACGCCGGGCGCGTGGTGGAAATCGGCCCGGTGCACGAGGTCATCAACCACCCAGCGCACCCCTATACCGTCGGCCTCATGGCCTCCATCCCCGACATGGCGCAAGACCGCGAGCGCCTGAACCAGATTGACGGAGCCATGCCCCGCCTGAACGCCATTCCTGCGGGCTGCGCCTTCAACCCGCGCTGCCCGCGCCGCTTTGACCGTTGCACGGTCGAGCGCCCAGACTTGCTGCCCGCCGGGGCCACCCGCGCGGCCTGCTGGCTGCACGCACCGGAGGTGGCGGCATGAGCGCGACAACACCTTCCAGCACCCCGCTGGTGCGGGCGCATGACCTGGCCAAGACTTTCGATGTCTCGGCCCCCTGGCTCAACCGCGTGCTCGAACGCAAGCCGCGCACGCTGCTGCACGCCGTGGATGGCGTGAGTTTCGACATCGAAAAAGGCAAGACGCTCGCCCTGGTGGGTGAATCGGGCTGCGGCAAGAGCACCGTGGCGCGCCTGCTGGTGGGCCTGTACGAGCCCACGCGCGGCGGCCTCACCTTTGATGGGCAGGACGCGCATGCCGCCTTCAAGGGGGGCAACGCCAAGGCCATGCGCCGGCGCATCCAGATGATTTTTCAGGACCCTTATGCCAGCCTCAACCCGCGCTGGCTGGTGGAAGACATCATCGGCGAGCCATTGCGCGAGCATGGCCTGATCACCGACAAGGCCGAGCTCAAGGCCCGCGTGGGCGAGCTGCTGCAATCGGTGGGCCTGTCGCCGCTCGACATGGTGAAGTACCCGCACCAGTTCTCGGGCGGGCAGCGCCAGCGCATCTCGATTGCGCGCGCTTTGGCCACCGAGCCCGAGTTTCTGGTGTGCGATGAGCCTACCAGCGCGCTCGATGTGTCGGTGCAGGCGCAGGTGCTCAATATCATGAAGGACCTGCAGCGCGAGCGGCACCTGACCTACCTGTTCATCAGCCACAACCTGGCCGTGGTGCGCCATGTGAGCGACCAGGTCGGCGTGATGTACCTGGGCCGCCTGGTGGAGCTGGCCGACAAGCACACGCTGTTCGACACGCCGCGCCACCCCTACACACGCATGCTGCTCGATGCCATCCCCAAGATGCACGACACCGGCAAGGCGCGCACCCCCGTGCAGGGCGAGGTGCCCAATCCGCTCAGCCCGCCGCCGGGCTGCGCCTTCAACCCGCGCTGCCCGCATGTGAACGAGCGCTGCCGCGTCGAGCGGCCGCAGCTGCTGAGTCTGGGGGGCATCCGCATTGCCTGCCACGCGGTGGAGGAAGGGCGGATCTGAGTGGTTAAATGCTCCTGAAAAAGGAGCTGCTTGCGCCTATTGGGCAAGCGCTTGCAGCCTATTTGATCGCAGATTTAACTGCAAGGTGCGAAGTGCGAAGTGGGACGGGCGTGATCAAGCGCGGCAGGCCGGGTCACGGCGCCAGCAGGCCCGGCGCTGACGGGTCGGTGGCGGGCAGGGCGCGGCCCAGCAAATACTCGATGCAGGTGCGTACCGCCCGCGTCTGGTGGCGGTCGGGCATGTAGAGCATGAACATCTGCGTGCCAAAGATGCTCAGGCGCCATTCGTCCAGGGTGGTCAGCACCTCGCCGCTGGCCACGGCGTCCTCCACCACATAGTCGGGCACCAGCCCCACGCCCAGCCCGGCCAGGATGCCCTGGCGCAGGAACGGGAAGTGCTCGGAAATCAGCGTTGGTTCCAGCGTCACTTCCTGGCGTTCGTCGCCCCGATAGGCGCGCAGGCGCAACTGGCGCCCGACGACACCCGCCGTGATCAGCGGCGCGGTGCGCAGTGCCTCCGGTTCCGTGGGCAGGCCGTGCGCCTGGGCATAGCCGCGCGAGGCGCAGGCGACATAGTGCACCGCCCCCATATCGCGGGCCACCAGCGTGGGTGGGGGTTCGGGCATGACGCGGATGGCGATGTCCACCTCGTCGCGAATCAGGTCGTCCACCCGGTTCTCGAAGCGCACATCGAGCACGATGCCCGGGTACAGGCGCTTGAAGTCGATCAGCCAGTCGGACATCACCATCTGCCCGTAGCCGCTGGGCACGCTCAGGCCCACGCGGCCTTGCAGGCCCTGGCCCAGCGTGGCGATGGTTTCGCGCGCCGCCAGCATTTCGTTCTGGATGGCGCGGCCATGCTGGTACAGGCGCAGGCCCACCTCGGTGGGCTCGACCCGGCGCGTGGTGCGGCGCACCAGTTGCACGCCCACTGACTTTTCGAGCTGGTTGAGGTGGTAGCTCACGTTGGCACGCGACATCTTCAGATTGCGCGCGGCCTGGCTCAGGTTGCCGGCGTCCAGGATGTCCACGAGGACGGTCAGGGAAGTGAGTTCCATAAATGGGGTGTGAACGGCTGCGTCAAGGATTATTTGACAGTCTGTCAATCGTTAATGTAATTGTCAAGATTGTTTGGCGCATCAACAATACCGGTTCTGTCCAATCTTCCAGGAGACTCCCGCATGGGCGCACCCACCCCCGATTCCGTTGTCACCACCGCCCGCGTGGGCGCCATCCTGGTCGTGACTGTCAACAACCCGCCCGTCAATGCATTGGGCGTGGCCGTGCGCCAGGGCCTGGCCGCTGCCATGGCCGCCGCACAGGCCGACGACGCGGTTGCCGGTGTGCTGCTGGTGGGTGCCGGC
This window harbors:
- a CDS encoding ABC transporter substrate-binding protein translates to MKFQQKTAVALVLYALAATNLVANAQTIRIANQGDALSMDPHSLNESLQLSTTGNVYEPLVGRNKDLSLAPALATAWKQTAPTVWQFELRRGVQFHDGTPFTADDVLFSFARTQADGSDMKSYTNDFKEVRKINDFLVEIETKTPFPILPDVISQVAMMSKKWCETNQALTPVDRRKGIENAASFRANGTGPFRLRERQPNVRTVFTRNGTYWGKIEGNVAEVIFTPIGNDATRVAALLSGEVDVMEPVPVQDIERVNNGANTRAITGPELRTIFLGMDQKRDELLYSSVKGKNPFKDKRVRQAFYQAIDIDGIKKTVMRGASNPSALLVGPGINGFQPEAKRLPYDVEAAKKLMAEAGYASGFEVSMNCPNDRYVNDGRICQAVAANLARINVKINLQAETKGTYFPKILRRDTSFYMLGWTPSTYDAHNALNALMACVDDKGAGQFNLGAYCNPKVNELTKKIQAETDKARRNAMIKEAFDLHAADVGHLPLHQQALAWGVSKNVKLVQLADNYMPFKWMSKN
- a CDS encoding ABC transporter permease, with product MKKTLARWLDSDVGYSFRTSPMAMVAAAIAVVCVFCSLFAGWVAPHNPFDLSTLELSDARLPPAWSAEGSRKYLLGTDDQGRDILSALIYGARISLVVGLASVLLSVVVGVALGLLAGFRGGWIDAVLMRLCDVMLSFPAILVALLIAGVGRALFPNAHESLAFGVLIFSISLTGWVQYARTVRGSTLVERNKEYVQAARVTGVAPLRIMRKHVLPNVLGPVMVLATIQVATAIITEATLSFLGVGAPPTSPSLGTLIRVGNDYLFSGEWWITVFPGLMLVLIALSVNLLGDWLRDALNPRLR
- a CDS encoding ABC transporter ATP-binding protein, with the protein product MSLLEVKNLVVEFPGRRGTLRALDDISFSIAPGEILGVVGESGAGKSLTGAAIIGLLESPGRVASGEIRLEGQRIDNLSDAQMRHIRGRRIGAIFQDPLTSLNPLYTVGRQLTETIQAHLPVTAAEARRRAIALLQDTGIPAAEQRIDHYPHQFSGGMRQRVVIALALAAEPQLIVADEPTTALDVSIQAQIITLLKAICKSRGAAVMLITHDMGVIAETCDQVAVLYAGRVVEIGPVHEVINHPAHPYTVGLMASIPDMAQDRERLNQIDGAMPRLNAIPAGCAFNPRCPRRFDRCTVERPDLLPAGATRAACWLHAPEVAA
- a CDS encoding ABC transporter ATP-binding protein; this translates as MSATTPSSTPLVRAHDLAKTFDVSAPWLNRVLERKPRTLLHAVDGVSFDIEKGKTLALVGESGCGKSTVARLLVGLYEPTRGGLTFDGQDAHAAFKGGNAKAMRRRIQMIFQDPYASLNPRWLVEDIIGEPLREHGLITDKAELKARVGELLQSVGLSPLDMVKYPHQFSGGQRQRISIARALATEPEFLVCDEPTSALDVSVQAQVLNIMKDLQRERHLTYLFISHNLAVVRHVSDQVGVMYLGRLVELADKHTLFDTPRHPYTRMLLDAIPKMHDTGKARTPVQGEVPNPLSPPPGCAFNPRCPHVNERCRVERPQLLSLGGIRIACHAVEEGRI
- a CDS encoding LysR family transcriptional regulator, whose amino-acid sequence is MELTSLTVLVDILDAGNLSQAARNLKMSRANVSYHLNQLEKSVGVQLVRRTTRRVEPTEVGLRLYQHGRAIQNEMLAARETIATLGQGLQGRVGLSVPSGYGQMVMSDWLIDFKRLYPGIVLDVRFENRVDDLIRDEVDIAIRVMPEPPPTLVARDMGAVHYVACASRGYAQAHGLPTEPEALRTAPLITAGVVGRQLRLRAYRGDERQEVTLEPTLISEHFPFLRQGILAGLGVGLVPDYVVEDAVASGEVLTTLDEWRLSIFGTQMFMLYMPDRHQTRAVRTCIEYLLGRALPATDPSAPGLLAP